The sequence AAGATACTGAGCCGTGTTCTGTACGGCCAGGCCGCGTCCACTCCAGCCCGGCCCCGCGAACTCGGCGATCGCGGTGAACGCCAAGCCGTTGTCGGCCACCGACGCGATCGTCGCGATCGCCATCACGATCGGTGCGATCGGACTGTGCAGCCAGTCTGTCAGCGCCAGCACCGCCATCGACAGCGCAGCGGCGACCGCGATCACACGGATCGGTCGCATCCGCGAGCCCCACCTGTCCGAGATACGGCCCGCGGCAATGCGTCCGAACGCGCCGATCACCTGCGTGGCAGTCACCAGTGCTCCGGCGGCGCCCGGCGACCAGTGGTGCGCGACGATGAGCCAGGTGGGCACGAAGGTCCACATCATCGACTGCGGGATCACCAGCAGCACACTGACTCCGTGCACGCGTGCCAGGAAACTGCCTGCACGGTAGGGATTGTCGGTTCGTACCGTGGTGCCCGTCTGCGGGTTCTGTACCGACGGTGGGTCGACGATCCCGACCACGCACGCGACCAGGCCGATGGCGGTCACGGCGACCGGGATGAGCAGTGCGGCCGTGACGCCGTAGGACTGGGCGGTGAACGGCATGCTGAGCGCGCAGACGCCGATGCCCAGCGGTTGTGCCATCTGGCGGACGCCCATCGCGGTTCCGCGTTGGTGGGCCGGAAACCAGCCGACCACGATTCGCCCGCTCGCACCGTTCGCCGCACCGGCACCCAGGCCACCGATGAACAACCCTGTCGCCAGCACCCAGTACGGCGCGTCGAGCGCGGAGACGACTGCCGTTGCCGCAGTGCCCGCCAGCGTGATGCCCAAGGAGATGATCAGCACCCGGCGCTCGCCGAACCGGTCGAGCAGTGCGCCCCACGGGATGATCAGCAGCATCAGGCCGATCGTCGGGATGGTGGCGAGGACGGACGCCTGGGTGAGTGACAGCCCGTGGTCGGTGTGGAGCGCCGGGATGAGATAGGCCACACCGCTCACCGCGCAGGTGGTGGTCATCGCGGCCACCAGCGCGCAACACAGCATCGCCCATCGTCGGCGCGGTGACATCGTCGTCACCGTTGCCGAACGGCCGCTGGACCGGGTTGTCCCGACGCTGCCCACAGGATCACCTCATCTCAAATAGTGGTACTTAGTGTCCATATTCTAGAACGCGCGGAGTCGGCGTCAAAACGGTGTCCCGAGTTGTGGGAACGCCGGTGCGATAATGTCGTGCCATGCGTTTAGGACGAGTTGCCAGCCCAGACGGGGTCGCGTTTGTCTCCATCGAAGACGTCGACGGTGCGCAGCGAGCGCGCGAGATCGCCGAGCATCCCTTCGGCACCCCGACCTTCACCGGACGGTCGTGGGCGCTCGCCGATGTGCGAGTACTGGCGCCCATTCTCGCGTCGAAGGTGATCTGCATCGGTAAGAACTATGCGGCCCACGTCGCCGAGATGGGTGGGGAGGCGCCGGCGGATCCGGTCATCTTCTTGAAGCCCAACACGTCGATCATCGGGCCGGAGGTCCCGATCGTGCGACCACCGAACTCGGAACGTGTGGACTTCGAGGGTGAGCTCGCGGTCGTGATCGGCCAGCCGTGCAAGGACGTGAGCGCCGCGAAGGCGAAGGACGTCATTCTCGGCTACACCGCGGCCAACGACGTCACCGCTCGCGATCAGCAGAAGGCCGATGGGCAGTGGACCCGTGCCAAGGGTTACGACACGTTCTGTCCGCTCGGTCCCTGGATCGAGACCGAGTTCGACCCGGCCGACGCCGAATTGGTCACCGAGCTCGACGGCGAGGTCACCCAGCGGTCGCGAACCTCGTTGATGCTGCACGACGTCGGTGCGATCGTGGAATGGATCTCGCGTGTCATGACCCTTCTGCCCGGCGACGTGATCCTGACCGGGACACCCGAGGGCGTTGGTCCGATGTCGGCAGGACAACGGGTCTCGGTGACCGTCGAAGGAATCGGGACTCTGGCCAATCCGGTGGTGGACAAGCCGTGAGGGGGTCGAAGGTCGCGCAGGTCAACGGGATCGAGATCGCCTACGAGGAGTTCGGTTCGGGGCCGCTCGTGGTGCTCGTGATGGGGACCGGCAGCCCGGGCCGGGTGTGGCAGGCACATCAGCAGCCGGCGCTGACCAAGGCCGGCTACCGCGTTGTCACCTTCGACAATCGGGGCATCTCGCCCTCGTCGGAGTGTGCGGACGGCTTTTCCCACGACGACATGGTCGCCGACACTGCGGCTCTCATCGAGCATCTCGATGGCGGTCCCGCGTTCGTCGTCGGCACCTCGTTGGGCGCCAGGATCACCCAGGAGCTGGCGCTGACGCGGCCGGAGCTGGTGAAGGCGGCGGTGATGATCGCGACGTACGGCCGAAACACACCTCTGCAGCAGGCGATCTCGGCGGGGGAACGTGCCCTGTACGACAACAAGATCACGCTGCCGCCGGACTACCAGGCCGCGATCACGGCGCATCTGAATCTGTCGCCGCACACTCTCGACGACGACCGCACGGCCAAGGACTGGCTCGACGTCATCGGCTTCTCGCCGCAGACGGTGACGCCGGGGGTGCGTGCCCAGCTAGCGCTGCACGACGGCGAGGTCGACCGTCTGGGCGCGTACCGGGCCATCAACCGCCCGGCGATGGTCATCGGATTCGCCGACGACCGCACACTTCCTCCGAAACTCGCGCGCGAGGTTGCCGAGGCAATCCCCGGCGCGCGCTACGAGGAGGTCCCCAAGGCGGGCCACTTCGGATATCTCGAGCAGCCCACCGAGGTGAACCGGCTCCTCGTGGACTTCCTGGCCGCGCAGGGCTGAGCGGCGCCCCCGGGCGGACGGGCGGCGGGGCGCAGCGCACGATTCGATACGCTGACCTCCATGAGTGGCTCCGATGTGCGCGTCCGTTTCTGCCCGTCTCCGACCGGAACCCCGCACGTCGGTCTCGCCCGGACGGCCTTGTTCAATTTCGTCCAGGCCCGTCACGACGGCGGCACGTTCGTGTTCCGGATCGAGGACACCGACGCCGCGCGGGACAGCGAGGAGTCGTACGCCGCGATCCTCGACGCGTTGCGCTGGCTCGGACTCGAGTGGGACGAGGGCCCGGAGGTCGGAGGACCCTACGGACCGTATCGCCAGTCCGAGCGGCGAGCCACCCACCTCGACGTCGTCGCGCAGTTGCTGGCCGCAGGGGAGGCCTACGAGGCCTTCTCGACACCCGAGGAGGTCGAGGCGCGGCACCGGGCGGCAGGTCGCGATCCCAAGCTCGGCTATGACAACTTCGATCGGGATCTGACCGACGAGCAGCGTGCATCCTTGGCCGCCGAAGGTCGCAAACCCGTTGTCCGCCTGAGGATGCCGGATCACGACCTGATCTGGGACGACCTGGTTCGTGGCACCACGACGATCAAGGCAGGCACCGTCCCCGACTTCGCACTGACCCGCGCGACCGGCGATCCGCTCTACACACTGGTCAATCCGGTCGACGACGCCATGATGAAGATCACCCACGTGTTGCGTGGTGAGGATCTGCTGTCGTCGACCCCCGGCAGATAGCGCTCTACGAGGCGTTGACCCGGATCGGGATCGCCGATCGTGTTCCCGAGTTCGGACACCTGCCGTTCGTCATGGGGGAGGGCAACAAGAAGCTGTCCAAACGCGATCCGGAGTCGAACCTCTTCCACCATCGTGATCGCGGATTCATCCCGGAGGGGCTGCTGAACTATCTCGCGTTGCTCGGCTGGGGTTACTCGCATGAGACCGATGTCTTCTCGCTGGACGAGATGATCGCTGCTTTCGATGTACGTCAGGTCAATTCGAACCCGGCTCGGTTCGATCAGAAGAAGGCCGACGCGATCAACGCCGAACACATCCGTGGTCTCGACCTCGGCGACTTCGCGGCACGCTTGAAGCGCTACCTGATCACGCAAGGCAAGCTCGACGAGCCGATCGACGATGCCTCGTTCACCGCGCTCGCCGAGCTGGTGCAGACACGAATCCAGGTCCTCGGAGACGCGTGGCCCCTCATGTCCTTCCTGTACGTGTCCGACGACGAGTTCGTCATCGACGAGAAGTCGGCGGCGAAGAATCTCGGTGCCGACGCCGCTGCGGTTCTCGACGCCGCGATCGCCGCCGTCCAGGCATTGCCCACGTGGGCCGGCCCGGAGCTCGAGGAGGCGCTGAAGGTGGCGCTCGTGGACACCCTGGGGCTCAAGCCGCGTAAGGCGTTCGGCCCCGTCCGCGTCGCGGTGACGGGTTCGCAGGTGAGCCCGCCGCTCTTCGAGTCGATGGAGCTGCTCGGTCGCGACAAGAGTCTCGCCCGTCTCGCCGCCGCTCGCGAATCTGTGCCGAGCTAGGGGTTTGACCTGGCGATTTGTGATCTGAGGGTGCGCCTCGGTACTCTTCTCCTCGGTCCTTTTCCGACCGGTCGGACAGTGAGTCTGGTCAGCCGGGCAGGGGAAACCTTGGGGTATGGTGTAATTGGCAACACAGCGGTTTCTGGTACCGCCATTCTAGGTTCGAGTCCTGGTACCCCAGCGAGTTTCCGGGTGGCCGGTCTCGAACCGAGGCCGTTCCCGTAGATTCATCAAGGTGCACGATCAACTGAATACAGTTCTTGGCCCCGTCGTCTAGCGGCCTAGGACGCCGCCCTCTCAAGGCGGTAGCGCGGGTTCGAATCCCGTCGGGGCTACAACGAAGAGCGCCCCCACTCGTCACGATCGAGTGGGGGCGCTCTTCTTTTCGTCGAGGCTGCGCGTCACGCGCCGGGCGCGGTGCTCCCGGCGACAGGCATCTCGGGCAGACCGAGTTTGCGGTGGTCCCACGAGCGGACGCGACCCGGCACGATGCGAACCGCGACGCGTTTGTTCATCATCTGCTCGACGTACGGACGTGACTCCTCGGTGTATGGGGCCGTGTAGCGCTCCCACACGCTGATGCCGACCTTCAGGCAGGAATCCGGGTCGTCGAGGATCTCCGCCGTGCCCTCGAAGGAGACGCCACGCAATGTGTCGTAGGTGTCGCCGTCCTCGATCAAGACCGAGCAGCGACTGTTGCGCCGTAGATTGACGGCCTTCTGCGACTTGGCCTTCGTCTCGAACCAGATCTCGCCGTCGACCACGCCGTACCACATGGCGACGAGATGGATGCTCCCGTCCGCTCCCGTGGTCGCGAGCGTCGCGGTTCGGCCGTTCGCGACGAAGTCACTGATCTCGGTCTCGGACATGACGATCTGATTGCGCTGATTGACTCCCATGGTCAGACGCTAACCGAACGGCGCCGACGATGTGGGGCCGATCCTTGTTGTGCTCGGCTGCTGCTGCCGGCGTCAGCCGCGGGCGGGTTGCAGTCGCTTGTGGATGGCGTCCGCGGCCGCGAGGAGGTCGGCTGCCCACCGGGCTCCGGGGCGACGCCCCATCCGATCGATCGGCCCCGACACCGAGATCGCGGCGACCACGTCGCCGGTCGCGTCGCGCACCGGGGCCGAGACACTCGCCACCCCGGCCGCTCGCTCACCGGCGCTCTGAGCCCAGCCCCGGCGCCGGATCTCGTGCAACGCGCGTTCCCCGAAGACGCTGTCGTGCAGCAATGCCCGCTGGGTGCCGGGTTCGGCCCAGGCGAGCAGGACCTTGGCGGCTGAACCGGCACTCATCGGGAAACGGGTACCGACCGGAACGGTGTCCCGGAGGCCGGTGAGCGGTTCCATCGCGGCGATGCAGACACGTTCGGCGCCCTCGCGACGGTAGAGCTGAACCGATTCGCCGGTGATCTCGCGCAGGCGCGGCAGTACCATCAACGCGGCCTCGCGGACCGGATCGTGCGCCGATGCTGCGAGTTCGCTCAGTGCGGGGCCCGGATACCAGCGTCCGGCGGCGTTACGTGCGAGCAGGCGGTGCGTCTCGAGTCCGACCGCGAGCCGATGCGCCGTGGCCCGTGGAAGGCCGGTGCGATCGCACAATTCGGTCAGGTTGCGAGGGGCCTCGGCGATGGCTCGCAGAACTGTCACCGATTTGTCGAGGACACCGATTCCACTG is a genomic window of Gordonia sp. SID5947 containing:
- a CDS encoding MFS transporter, which encodes MSPRRRWAMLCCALVAAMTTTCAVSGVAYLIPALHTDHGLSLTQASVLATIPTIGLMLLIIPWGALLDRFGERRVLIISLGITLAGTAATAVVSALDAPYWVLATGLFIGGLGAGAANGASGRIVVGWFPAHQRGTAMGVRQMAQPLGIGVCALSMPFTAQSYGVTAALLIPVAVTAIGLVACVVGIVDPPSVQNPQTGTTVRTDNPYRAGSFLARVHGVSVLLVIPQSMMWTFVPTWLIVAHHWSPGAAGALVTATQVIGAFGRIAAGRISDRWGSRMRPIRVIAVAAALSMAVLALTDWLHSPIAPIVMAIATIASVADNGLAFTAIAEFAGPGWSGRGLAVQNTAQYLATAATTPVLGALIGSAGFPVAFALTALTPLVAVPLVPRDPAVD
- a CDS encoding fumarylacetoacetate hydrolase family protein → MRLGRVASPDGVAFVSIEDVDGAQRAREIAEHPFGTPTFTGRSWALADVRVLAPILASKVICIGKNYAAHVAEMGGEAPADPVIFLKPNTSIIGPEVPIVRPPNSERVDFEGELAVVIGQPCKDVSAAKAKDVILGYTAANDVTARDQQKADGQWTRAKGYDTFCPLGPWIETEFDPADAELVTELDGEVTQRSRTSLMLHDVGAIVEWISRVMTLLPGDVILTGTPEGVGPMSAGQRVSVTVEGIGTLANPVVDKP
- a CDS encoding alpha/beta hydrolase: MRGSKVAQVNGIEIAYEEFGSGPLVVLVMGTGSPGRVWQAHQQPALTKAGYRVVTFDNRGISPSSECADGFSHDDMVADTAALIEHLDGGPAFVVGTSLGARITQELALTRPELVKAAVMIATYGRNTPLQQAISAGERALYDNKITLPPDYQAAITAHLNLSPHTLDDDRTAKDWLDVIGFSPQTVTPGVRAQLALHDGEVDRLGAYRAINRPAMVIGFADDRTLPPKLAREVAEAIPGARYEEVPKAGHFGYLEQPTEVNRLLVDFLAAQG
- a CDS encoding PPOX class F420-dependent oxidoreductase, with protein sequence MGVNQRNQIVMSETEISDFVANGRTATLATTGADGSIHLVAMWYGVVDGEIWFETKAKSQKAVNLRRNSRCSVLIEDGDTYDTLRGVSFEGTAEILDDPDSCLKVGISVWERYTAPYTEESRPYVEQMMNKRVAVRIVPGRVRSWDHRKLGLPEMPVAGSTAPGA
- a CDS encoding IclR family transcriptional regulator, with the translated sequence MGKDNASTASSGIGVLDKSVTVLRAIAEAPRNLTELCDRTGLPRATAHRLAVGLETHRLLARNAAGRWYPGPALSELAASAHDPVREAALMVLPRLREITGESVQLYRREGAERVCIAAMEPLTGLRDTVPVGTRFPMSAGSAAKVLLAWAEPGTQRALLHDSVFGERALHEIRRRGWAQSAGERAAGVASVSAPVRDATGDVVAAISVSGPIDRMGRRPGARWAADLLAAADAIHKRLQPARG